In the Balaenoptera musculus isolate JJ_BM4_2016_0621 chromosome 2, mBalMus1.pri.v3, whole genome shotgun sequence genome, AGGGCCACTTCTGACCCTCCTGGTCAGCTCACACGCAGCTGGCTCCCAATCCCAAACCCAGAGCCCTTCAAAGCCCAGGGAAGGCTCAGAGTAAAGCCTGGTGGAAGACGGGGCATGACTGGGTTGGTGTCCTGGGTCTGGGCAGTCCTAAGGGCAGCCCCAGAACTGCCTTCCTAGCCCCAAAGACTGGGGGCTCTACATGGGAAgtggcatacagtaggcacttgataaatgctTATGGAAAGAAGGTTTGGAGAGATCTGGTGTTCCCAATCCCTGGGTAGGTCCAGGTCAAAGCTGCAAGGGGCTTCTGCCTGGGGGGACCCCACACCAGAGGTGATGGAAGCGATGATACTCATGGGCCTCGGGACTCCTCGGGGGGTCTAGAGCCCTGGCCATCCAGGCAATGCTTGTGGTCACCGCCAGGCAGCTGTCCTGGGAGAAGCCTCTGGAAGTCCCTGGAGGCGGCCCTCCCCTGGCATGCCCCCAACCCTGACGCCATGGAGATACCTTAGGAGCCCCACCACCCGCAGTGAGATAATAATGACCATAATGAGAACAGTCACCCACACATGTGCACAGCGCTTTACAGGTTACAAAGTGtttcacatacatcatctcatcaattcctcacaacagccctgtgaggtaggcagggcGGGGAGTAGCGTTTCCGTTTAtacagatgtggagactgaggcccagagggggtcAATGACCTGTttgaggccacacagcaagtcagcAGCAAAGCTGGGACCAGAGTTAGGCCTCGGCCCCTGGCTCTCTCCACTGACTGTGCTGTCCTTCAGGAGGACCCCAGCCCCTGTCCAGAGTCTCAGCCACACTCAAGCCAGGCCCGCCCCCCCTGGCAGTAGTGCTGCCTGGCAGCTCAGCAGACAGGCCCTCACCCCCACTGGGCAGCCCTGTCCCCTCCACCCGCTCTCCGCCAACAGCCAGCCCAGAGCTGGGCCCAGACCCCCCACCCAACCTTCTCCTGGCGACTGCCCTGGCCGGGTGGGCAGGCAAGTGGGGCTGGAACCTCCTCCCCTGTTTTCCTGAGTGATCCCTCCCCacaggggaagagaagagaaaggaggaagaggaggaagggaaaaacaagaaactgAGTTGGAAGAGGGCCCTGGAGCAATCAGGACGTCAAAAGTTTGCATTCCGACTAGCTATaggaaatagtttttttttctctttttattatttcaagttttCATAAAAATCCATAATTACTGAAACCCAAGTTACAGAGGAAGTTCGtaacttttttattgaattattgacTGTGCCGTGTCAGCTTCCGACTCCAGTCTGTCAACGTGTGCCCCTGTGCAGGTGGGGTCCCCAGGCCTGGACTTCTGAGGTCCTGGTAGAAAGAGGGCAGGCGGTGAGGGCCAGCGGGGGCAGCAGGGGACGGCgtgggagggagaaaagagtgtgtgtggaggggctgggaggaggtgggaaggacTGGAGAGCGAGCGGACGGCGGCCAGGTCCCTTCCCCTGCCCAGCACGCCCCAGggtccccgccccccgccccggcctcaTATCATCTTCATATTGAACTTGCGAGGTGCATCAGCAGAGCTGATGCCTGCGTCCGACTTGCGGGGCACATACTCAATCTCGATGTTGTGCTTGGTGTTGCCCTTGCCCCGGCTCCAAAGAAACAGCAGCACCAGACAGAAGAGGACGACGCCCAAGAAAGAGATGAAGCCCATGGTGGTGGCGATGATGAGGGTCTTGATGTCGAAGGGGAAAGGCACGGTGGCGCGGGTGCTGTTGGCCTCTCCCTCGCCCGGCTGGTTGGAGATGAAGGCGAAGGTCTTGTTGGGCTGATGGGGCCAGTCGGGCGAGTAGCTGCGCACGTGCAGGTGGGCAGGCATGGAATCGTTGCCGCCCGCGTTGGCCGCGATGCACAGGTAAGTGCCGTTGTCCTGTACCTGGGCGTAGCGCACCTCCAGCGTGCCATCGGGGAAGACCGTGAGCCGCCCGTTGCTCTTGGCCGAGACCAGGTGCTTGCGGGGCGAGAGCCAGAGGATGGCGGGCGGCGGGTCGCCATCCGCCCGGCACACGAACTGCACTGTGTGGCCCTCATCCACAAACACCTGCTGGGCCTTGCGGTCCCGGATGCGGGCACGGCGGCAGGTGAAGTAGTTGGGCAGGAGCAcatcagggaagtccttgaaCTCCTTGCCCTGGACGAACTCGGGCGTGGCACACGTGGGCTGCTGCCGGTTGAAGTTGAGCCGCCAGCGGCGCCGGAACACCCACAGGAGCCGGCAGTCGCAGGCCAGCGGGTTGGAGTCCAGGATGAGCGTCTCCAGGTTGCCCACCGAGTGGAAGGCCGACTCCTCCAGTGTGGTCAGCTGGTTGCCGGAGACATTGAGCACGCGCAGGTAGTTGAGGCCGCGGAAGGCGTAGGGCTCCACCACGGCCAGCTGCCCACCCACCAGCTGGATCTCCTGCAGCCTTAGCAGCTCATGCAACATGGAGCCCTCAATGGTGCTGATGGGGTTGTAGGAGAGGTTGAGGAAGCGGAGATAGACCAGGTGGCGCACCGCCAGGTAGGGCACAGCGGTCAGGTTGCAGTGCGTGATCGACAGGGACGTCAGGTTGAGGCCGTAGAGACAGTTGGCAGTCATGGTGTCCAAGTAGGGCCAGTGAGAGATCTCCAAGACCTTGAGCCGGTACAACCTCTTGAAGGAATAGTCCCGGATGGCATTGATGTTGAGGTGCCGGAGCCGCAGGACGATGAGACCGTGCAGGTGGGACAGCGCCTCGGTGGGGATGGAGGTCAGGTTGCATTTCTCCAGCGTCAGCTGCTCCAGGCTGTTGAGGCCGCTGAAGGCTCGGTGGGAGATGTAGACGAGGTCGTTGTCGCCGACTTCCAGTGACTTGAGGTTGTACAGGTCCTGGAACATGTAGTCCAGCAGGATGACGATCTTGTTCTCGCTGATGTCCAGCTTGGTCAGGTTACTGAGGCCGGTGAAGACGCCCAGGGGGATGAGCTTCAGGCGGTTGCTGCGGAGCCCCAGCGTCCGGAGGTTGAAGAGGTTGTTGAAGGCGCCAGGCTCCACGGCGCTCACGATGTTCTCATTGAGCTCCAGCTCCTCCAGGTGCGGGAAGCTGGCAAACTCGTCCTGGTTGAGCGTTTTGATGCGGTTCTTGCCCAGGTCCAGCAGGCGGGTCTCAGTGGGGATGCCCTCAGGCACCGCCACAAAGCGCTTGCGGTGGCAGAGCACTGCACGGTCCTGGGCGGAGCACTCGCAGCGGGGCGGGCAGCCTGTGGCTGAGCCTGACAGCACCGAGCCCAGCACCAGCAGGAGGATGGGCTGCCAGCAGGCCAGGAGGGGGCTGGGCATGCTCCTCACGCCCCCCGCCAGCATCCTCTCGCTCACCTGTGGCCAGGAGCAAGCACAGGACAGAGGGGGCGGTTAGAGGGCAGTGTCTGCTGGACCCCCGCCCAGAGCCCtctgtgccctctgccctcctgccctgtCAGGATGTCCctgacacagagagagaggcaggggtcCAGAGTGGCATATGACACCTGCCTGGGACCCCACAGTGAGGTCCAGATGCCCAGGCCAGAGGGCCTCCTGCCACCCCACGCTGCTTCCTCCTTGCCCCTTACCCTACCCAGAGCCCTCCTGAAGGACCCTCCGGCATCCCTGGGATCCAGGGGGTTCATGGAAGGGCTAGGGTCACTTCAGATGAGCCTGGTGTTGGCACCCTAGGCTGCATCCACCtcctttccattttacagacaatgcAACTCCAGGCATGCACTTCACACCCCACCTGgcaccctgagcctcagcttcccctggTGTTCATCAGGGATAAAGCGAGACCTGTTGAGCTGCCCTCAGGGCTCACAGAGGGAATCAAAGGGGCTCAAAGGCTGAGGCCTCTAGGAATAGCCAGCAGAGGAGCACGTCTGGGCCCCAGCTTGCCAGGCAAgggcttctgaggctgctggggcccACCCTCTCCGAACTTCAGCCTGAGCATCCCCAGGCACAGACACCACGGCTCCCTCCCCATCAACACTGTGCTGAGCTCGAAGCCCAAGAATCTTGGGCAACCAGCATACCCAGTGGTTCCAGCCAGTGTTTGTGAAACTGCTCCCCAGTGGGGTTTCTGGATCAGTGGAGGGTACCCCCTTCCAGAAAGCCAGGACCCAGCCGTAGTGCCTCCCTGGGGAATTTTTCCAACTCTACCCTTCCTCTGGGTCCCCATGGTGACCCACCCAGGCTCCTGAGCTCAGGCTCCTGCTATTCTTTCCTCCTGGAATGTCCCTTCCCCCGGTGTGTTGAAACCCCATCTTCAAGGCCATTGCTCTGAGAAGCTTTTTCTGATCCCCAGTTGGAAGTGTACTCCCCTTCAAAGACTCCCCCCAGGCTTCATCCGTCTGTCTCTCCGGCTTCCAATCACCCTCCTCCTAGTACCAGGGTTCTGTGCAGCTGCTGGTCCGATGGGGGAGCAGTCAGACCCCCACAGCCCAGGACGGCGCAGGCAGCCCTGGAGGTGCCGGTCCACACTGGGGCACTGGGGACGTGAGGCTTGTTACAGCTGGGCCCTGAGGCACGTGCAGGATTTGGGTGGTGATGACAAGGGAGACGGTGCCGGGATAGGGGTCCAACCTGAGTACAGGCTGCAGGTGGTGTGAGCAAGGGGTGTGCGGGAGCTCACCCCCTGATTACTCTCTCCTAGCCCGCATTCAGAGGCCACTTGCTCCCACTTCTGCTAGACTGCTCTTCCCTCCTCTATCTCTGTTCCACCCTATGGGAAACTGGCCCAGCAGGGTACTTAGGGGGCTGGGAGGACTCGTCTGGACTCCTTCAAACTCCAGAGGCTGGACCAGACGGTCTCTGGGGGCCGAGCTGAAGCCCTTCTACTGCTAGTGGGGTTGAAGATCCATCCCACCCAGCCTGGCACCCTTGGGGCTCTGCTGCCATCCACATAGCCCACACTCATGGCCCTGAGGGGGCCTCACTGTAGGAAGGGGATGCCCAAGCTGGGAAGGTcccatctctctgcctcagctCAGGCCCTTCTCCCACCCCTTCAAGCTCCTCCCCACACCTGCACACAGCCTCCACTTCCAAAGCTACAGGTCTTATCATCTGCACTTCAACCCTTATggcaactggggctcagagagcttGTGGCTGCCCAAGGACACCCAGCCAGTTGAGGAGGTGGATTTGGGACCAAGGCTCTGGTCTGTCGGACTTCAATGACAATGCTCCAGCGGTCTCCCAGGACTGACAGGCACTCCCTGGTTGTTGATCGACTAAGTGACTGATTAACTAGAGAGGGCTCCTGGTGTCACTGACATGTTATAGAATCTGCAAGGTTTTGTTATTCCCAAGGGCTCtgtccaccaccacccccccttcccctcagcccctcTCATCCTCTCTCCAGAGTTTTCTGTGGTttggcctcccccaccccaccctcatcaGGCCATTTTCCACAAGTCACACACGCTCCAGTGACCCACCAGAAAAGCAAACATCCTGACAGGCAATCAATAAGTAATTGGGATGGCAGCTGGGGCTGGCGTGGGTGTGAGCTTGGGGACCGGGAGAGGTAAATAGGACTTTTAGTACCCAGCTCACCACTGCACTGAGGCGTGGGGTAGGCTGATGGAGAGGGTGCTAAGGAATGAGAGAGGGGATAGCGAGTGCACAGGCTACCTTGAGATGTCAGTAAGACCCTCATACAGACAAGAATCTGGCATATGAAGACTCCACCCCCTTGTCTCAACCTACCCATCTACCTCCTCTCCCACCATTCCCCCCAGGGAAAACACCCAGGTATCCCAGCCTTGTCCTGCACATTCCTGGCTCTAAACCATCTCCTTTTGGAGATCTCTTCCAGCCTCACTGCCCCAGCAGCCTTTGTGACCATCCATCCCAAAGGCCATCTCCTCCATGAGGCCACCCCTGATCTACTCAGTCAGAAATCATCTCTTGCCCACAACTCTGAAGTACCTTAGATTTATTAGTAATGACATTATGTAACTGATGTATAGCACATCTCATTCTAAAAATGATTTGAGCCAATGACCAGAAAAATTATGTTACAAGATGATAAGAAGATAAAGCTAAAGAAGGCAAGCCACTCAAGAAAGAAGGTCACAAAATCCTATATAATGATTAAAGGTGAGAGCTTCCTAGTGACCTGAGCAAAGAGGGAAATGTGCTCCAAAGCCTCAGCATTTGGCGCCTCGCCTGTGTCGTAGTATGTTTAATCCTGGGTCAAACTCCCATGGGTACATTTCTCTCACCTGCTAGAGAGTGAGGTGCCTGAGGGCAGATGATGTGTCTGCAGCCTCAGACCAAGGTGTGGCACAGAAAAGACTCAACTGAATGTTCTTTGAAAGGAAGTGTGTGTGCATGAGGGAGTTTTTGCAGGGGCTGAAGTCACTCTGATGAAGCTGGCTCTGGAGCAGGCCCACTGAGCAAAGAGAGACCTGGGGGATTCAAATATGTTGATAGAAATGCTGGTCGGCATTGCCCTGTGTGGCAGGCCTGGCAGTTAGACCCCCAGAGCAATGGGCCATACTCCACGGGACCAGGATAGCTCCAG is a window encoding:
- the LINGO1 gene encoding leucine-rich repeat and immunoglobulin-like domain-containing nogo receptor-interacting protein 1 isoform X2, with amino-acid sequence MLAGGVRSMPSPLLACWQPILLLVLGSVLSGSATGCPPRCECSAQDRAVLCHRKRFVAVPEGIPTETRLLDLGKNRIKTLNQDEFASFPHLEELELNENIVSAVEPGAFNNLFNLRTLGLRSNRLKLIPLGVFTGLSNLTKLDISENKIVILLDYMFQDLYNLKSLEVGDNDLVYISHRAFSGLNSLEQLTLEKCNLTSIPTEALSHLHGLIVLRLRHLNINAIRDYSFKRLYRLKVLEISHWPYLDTMTANCLYGLNLTSLSITHCNLTAVPYLAVRHLVYLRFLNLSYNPISTIEGSMLHELLRLQEIQLVGGQLAVVEPYAFRGLNYLRVLNVSGNQLTTLEESAFHSVGNLETLILDSNPLACDCRLLWVFRRRWRLNFNRQQPTCATPEFVQGKEFKDFPDVLLPNYFTCRRARIRDRKAQQVFVDEGHTVQFVCRADGDPPPAILWLSPRKHLVSAKSNGRLTVFPDGTLEVRYAQVQDNGTYLCIAANAGGNDSMPAHLHVRSYSPDWPHQPNKTFAFISNQPGEGEANSTRATVPFPFDIKTLIIATTMGFISFLGVVLFCLVLLFLWSRGKGNTKHNIEIEYVPRKSDAGISSADAPRKFNMKMI
- the LINGO1 gene encoding leucine-rich repeat and immunoglobulin-like domain-containing nogo receptor-interacting protein 1 isoform X1, which produces MQVSERMLAGGVRSMPSPLLACWQPILLLVLGSVLSGSATGCPPRCECSAQDRAVLCHRKRFVAVPEGIPTETRLLDLGKNRIKTLNQDEFASFPHLEELELNENIVSAVEPGAFNNLFNLRTLGLRSNRLKLIPLGVFTGLSNLTKLDISENKIVILLDYMFQDLYNLKSLEVGDNDLVYISHRAFSGLNSLEQLTLEKCNLTSIPTEALSHLHGLIVLRLRHLNINAIRDYSFKRLYRLKVLEISHWPYLDTMTANCLYGLNLTSLSITHCNLTAVPYLAVRHLVYLRFLNLSYNPISTIEGSMLHELLRLQEIQLVGGQLAVVEPYAFRGLNYLRVLNVSGNQLTTLEESAFHSVGNLETLILDSNPLACDCRLLWVFRRRWRLNFNRQQPTCATPEFVQGKEFKDFPDVLLPNYFTCRRARIRDRKAQQVFVDEGHTVQFVCRADGDPPPAILWLSPRKHLVSAKSNGRLTVFPDGTLEVRYAQVQDNGTYLCIAANAGGNDSMPAHLHVRSYSPDWPHQPNKTFAFISNQPGEGEANSTRATVPFPFDIKTLIIATTMGFISFLGVVLFCLVLLFLWSRGKGNTKHNIEIEYVPRKSDAGISSADAPRKFNMKMI